In Mastomys coucha isolate ucsf_1 unplaced genomic scaffold, UCSF_Mcou_1 pScaffold5, whole genome shotgun sequence, one genomic interval encodes:
- the LOC116077264 gene encoding CMRF35-like molecule 1 isoform X3, which yields MTRCEKMRLSLLVPFLFWILGCSTARDPVSGPAKVSGHEQGSLTVQCQYTSGYKDYKKYWCRGVPQRSCAIVVETDATEQLVKKNRVSIRDDQRKFVFTVTMEDLRMSDADIYWCGITQSGYDPMFQVNVNIGPVTTTVKETSMFPTLTSPYSENRNGSGDGGNNSDGFLDLSVLLPVISAALLLLLLVASLFVWRMMRRQKAAGPPSEQVQSLEGDLCYAHLSLQQPRTSPRSSWKKGSSMSSSGKEHQEEVEYVTMAPFPREEISYAALSLAGLGQEPTYGNTGYLVNHAPKTGLEEETTEYSSIKRPSPAAMP from the exons ATGACCCGGTGTGAGAAGATGCGTTTATCACTGCTGGTCCCCTTTCTCTTCTGGATCTTAG GCTGTTCCACTGCTCGGGATCCAGTCAGCGGTCCAGCGAAGGTGAGCGGCCATGAGCAGGGCTCCTTGACAGTGCAGTGCCAATATACCTCAGGCTATAAGGATTACAAGAAGTACTGGTGCCGAGGAGTTCCTCAGAGATCATGTGCAATTGTCGTTGAAACTGATGCAACAGAACAGTTGGTGAAGAAGAACCGTGTGTCCATCAGGGACGACCAGAGAAAGTTCGTCTTCACAGTGACCATGGAGGATCTGAGGATGAGCGATGCTGACATTTACTGGTGTGGAATTACGCAATCTGGATATGATCCCATGTTTCAAGTTAATGTGAACATTGGCCCAG TGACAACCACGGTAAAAGAGACCAGCATGTTTCCAACGCTGACCAGCCCCTACTCTGAAAACAG GAATGGCAGTGGTGATGGTGGCAACAACAGCGATGGGTTTTTGGATCTCAGTGTGCTCCTCccagtcatctctgcagccctgttgCTTCTCCTGCTGGTGGCCTCACTCTTTGTTTGGAGGATGATGAGGAGACAGAAAG ctGCTGGACCTCCCTCAGAGCAG GTACAATCTCTGGAGGGTGATCTCTGTTATGCACACCTGTCCCTGCAGCAGCCCAGAACCTCCCCTCGCTCCTCTTGGAAAAAGGGCTCCTCCATGTCCTCCTCTGGCAAAGAGCACCAAGAGGAAGTGGAATACGTCACCATG GCTCCCTTTCCCAGGGAGGAGATTTCTTATGCCGCTCTGTCTTTGGCGGGCTTGGGTCAGGAGCCTACTTACGGCAACACTGGCTACCTCGTCAACCACGCTCCCAAGACAGGCCTTGAAGAGGAGACCACAGAGTACAGCAGCATCAAGAGGCCCTCGCCTGCAGCCATGCCTTGA
- the LOC116077264 gene encoding CMRF35-like molecule 1 isoform X2 gives MTRCEKMRLSLLVPFLFWILGCSTARDPVSGPAKVSGHEQGSLTVQCQYTSGYKDYKKYWCRGVPQRSCAIVVETDATEQLVKKNRVSIRDDQRKFVFTVTMEDLRMSDADIYWCGITQSGYDPMFQVNVNIGPVPTTPPITSTTTIFTVTTTVKETSMFPTLTSPYSENRNGSGDGGNNSDGFLDLSVLLPVISAALLLLLLVASLFVWRMMRRQKAAGPPSEQVQSLEGDLCYAHLSLQQPRTSPRSSWKKGSSMSSSGKEHQEEVEYVTMAPFPREEISYAALSLAGLGQEPTYGNTGYLVNHAPKTGLEEETTEYSSIKRPSPAAMP, from the exons ATGACCCGGTGTGAGAAGATGCGTTTATCACTGCTGGTCCCCTTTCTCTTCTGGATCTTAG GCTGTTCCACTGCTCGGGATCCAGTCAGCGGTCCAGCGAAGGTGAGCGGCCATGAGCAGGGCTCCTTGACAGTGCAGTGCCAATATACCTCAGGCTATAAGGATTACAAGAAGTACTGGTGCCGAGGAGTTCCTCAGAGATCATGTGCAATTGTCGTTGAAACTGATGCAACAGAACAGTTGGTGAAGAAGAACCGTGTGTCCATCAGGGACGACCAGAGAAAGTTCGTCTTCACAGTGACCATGGAGGATCTGAGGATGAGCGATGCTGACATTTACTGGTGTGGAATTACGCAATCTGGATATGATCCCATGTTTCAAGTTAATGTGAACATTGGCCCAG TACCAACCACGCCccccatcacctccaccaccaccatcttcacAGTGACAACCACGGTAAAAGAGACCAGCATGTTTCCAACGCTGACCAGCCCCTACTCTGAAAACAG GAATGGCAGTGGTGATGGTGGCAACAACAGCGATGGGTTTTTGGATCTCAGTGTGCTCCTCccagtcatctctgcagccctgttgCTTCTCCTGCTGGTGGCCTCACTCTTTGTTTGGAGGATGATGAGGAGACAGAAAG ctGCTGGACCTCCCTCAGAGCAG GTACAATCTCTGGAGGGTGATCTCTGTTATGCACACCTGTCCCTGCAGCAGCCCAGAACCTCCCCTCGCTCCTCTTGGAAAAAGGGCTCCTCCATGTCCTCCTCTGGCAAAGAGCACCAAGAGGAAGTGGAATACGTCACCATG GCTCCCTTTCCCAGGGAGGAGATTTCTTATGCCGCTCTGTCTTTGGCGGGCTTGGGTCAGGAGCCTACTTACGGCAACACTGGCTACCTCGTCAACCACGCTCCCAAGACAGGCCTTGAAGAGGAGACCACAGAGTACAGCAGCATCAAGAGGCCCTCGCCTGCAGCCATGCCTTGA
- the LOC116077264 gene encoding CMRF35-like molecule 1 isoform X1: MTRCEKMRLSLLVPFLFWILGCSTARDPVSGPAKVSGHEQGSLTVQCQYTSGYKDYKKYWCRGVPQRSCAIVVETDATEQLVKKNRVSIRDDQRKFVFTVTMEDLRMSDADIYWCGITQSGYDPMFQVNVNIGPATQAPITVPTTPPITSTTTIFTVTTTVKETSMFPTLTSPYSENRNGSGDGGNNSDGFLDLSVLLPVISAALLLLLLVASLFVWRMMRRQKAAGPPSEQVQSLEGDLCYAHLSLQQPRTSPRSSWKKGSSMSSSGKEHQEEVEYVTMAPFPREEISYAALSLAGLGQEPTYGNTGYLVNHAPKTGLEEETTEYSSIKRPSPAAMP; encoded by the exons ATGACCCGGTGTGAGAAGATGCGTTTATCACTGCTGGTCCCCTTTCTCTTCTGGATCTTAG GCTGTTCCACTGCTCGGGATCCAGTCAGCGGTCCAGCGAAGGTGAGCGGCCATGAGCAGGGCTCCTTGACAGTGCAGTGCCAATATACCTCAGGCTATAAGGATTACAAGAAGTACTGGTGCCGAGGAGTTCCTCAGAGATCATGTGCAATTGTCGTTGAAACTGATGCAACAGAACAGTTGGTGAAGAAGAACCGTGTGTCCATCAGGGACGACCAGAGAAAGTTCGTCTTCACAGTGACCATGGAGGATCTGAGGATGAGCGATGCTGACATTTACTGGTGTGGAATTACGCAATCTGGATATGATCCCATGTTTCAAGTTAATGTGAACATTGGCCCAG CAACTCAAGCACCCATTACAGTACCAACCACGCCccccatcacctccaccaccaccatcttcacAGTGACAACCACGGTAAAAGAGACCAGCATGTTTCCAACGCTGACCAGCCCCTACTCTGAAAACAG GAATGGCAGTGGTGATGGTGGCAACAACAGCGATGGGTTTTTGGATCTCAGTGTGCTCCTCccagtcatctctgcagccctgttgCTTCTCCTGCTGGTGGCCTCACTCTTTGTTTGGAGGATGATGAGGAGACAGAAAG ctGCTGGACCTCCCTCAGAGCAG GTACAATCTCTGGAGGGTGATCTCTGTTATGCACACCTGTCCCTGCAGCAGCCCAGAACCTCCCCTCGCTCCTCTTGGAAAAAGGGCTCCTCCATGTCCTCCTCTGGCAAAGAGCACCAAGAGGAAGTGGAATACGTCACCATG GCTCCCTTTCCCAGGGAGGAGATTTCTTATGCCGCTCTGTCTTTGGCGGGCTTGGGTCAGGAGCCTACTTACGGCAACACTGGCTACCTCGTCAACCACGCTCCCAAGACAGGCCTTGAAGAGGAGACCACAGAGTACAGCAGCATCAAGAGGCCCTCGCCTGCAGCCATGCCTTGA